The proteins below come from a single Pichia kudriavzevii chromosome 2, complete sequence genomic window:
- a CDS encoding uncharacterized protein (PKUD0B08570; similar to Saccharomyces cerevisiae YOR221C (MCT1); ancestral locus Anc_8.643), with protein MLLLRRFIHTSRPLLNTITSVCPGQGNISESSFRLIQYEVDTAHNARIIELLKHAQSIVPEIPISEYFSSKTYPAGDEIKMQLRRTSIVQPLVLLSTYLNYEIIKAKHGWDVLRSDYLLGHSLGELSALVLQDGVSLEGGLRGAYLRGKLMENAFDDGKKWSMVALLFRSRDFESICKVCGHDIGLNIANINGYEQIVVSGEREELGEKLATLDKIQKELVSLKQWKSRIRKVWLQTDIAAHHPKLDCIKEELREIIKVNDPELKVPIVCNLNGLVVEKNTERVIDNFIEVTSKPVQFTKCMETIAGASKGKHSLLNVSDVTYGLTNKFSESRDDCVSYNLLNEIETAL; from the coding sequence ATGCTACTCCTGAGGCGCTTTATACATACATCACGCCCGCTTTTGAATACTATTACTTCAGTTTGTCCGGGGCAGGGTAATATTTCTGAAAGTTCATTTCGATTGATTCAATATGAAGTGGACACTGCGCATAATGCCAGAATAATCGAATTATTGAAGCATGCACAATCGATTGTTCCTGAGATCCCAATTTCTGAAtacttttcttcaaaaacataCCCAGCCGGggatgaaataaaaatgcAACTTCGTAGGACATCCATTGTGCAACCATTAGTCTTATTAAGTACGTACTTGAATTATGAGATAATTAAGGCAAAACACGGGTGGGATGTACTTCGTTCTGATTATTTACTTGGACATTCGCTTGGTGAATTGAGTGCACTTGTCCTACAAGATGGTGTTTCCTTAGAAGGCGGTTTGCGTGGAGCTTATTTACGTGGAAAACTCATGGAAAATGCCTTTGATGATGGTAAGAAATGGTCAATGGTTGCATTATTGTTTCGGAGTCGTGATTTCGAGAGTATCTGTAAGGTATGTGGGCATGATATTGGACTGAACATTGCCAACATCAACGGATATGAACAAATAGTTGTCAGTGGGGAAAGGGAAGAGTTGGGTGAAAAATTGGCCACACTAGATAAAATTCAGAAAGAGCTCGTGTCCTTGAAACAGTGGAAGAGTCGAATTAGGAAAGTCTGGTTACAAACAGATATTGCTGCACATCATCCCAAGCTAGACTGTATCAAAGAGGAACTGAGGGAAATTATAAAAGTAAACGATCCCGAGCTAAAGGTTCCAATAGTTTGCAACTTGAATGGACTGGTTGTTGAGAAAAACACAGAGAGAGTTATTGATAACTTCATCGAAGTCACAAGTAAACCTGTTCAGTTTACCAAATGTATGGAAACTATAGCCGGGGCGAGTAAGGGGAAACATAGTTTATTAAATGTTAGCGATGTCACATACGGACTTACAAACAAGTTCTCAGAATCTAGAGATGATTGCGTCAGCTATAACCttttaaatgaaattgaaacagCCTTATAG
- a CDS encoding uncharacterized protein (PKUD0B08580; similar to Saccharomyces cerevisiae YPL133C (RDS2); ancestral locus Anc_8.642) produces MGDLEGNNNLQEHQHQHVQQVVEEPNQRPEDQTEQPLPRNDKVHISVSNSSERAQPTSTNLSADHQGNAGSPTATSKSDAAPLNQPQQKKRRKVVSACVYCRRSHMNCDESRPCKRCVKRNIGHLCHDSHSKPPSLIVGQSNSPSLIGDSSQLQSSGLNHQQQQQQQQQQQQQQQQQQQQQQQLQHQKQTLPYTNNYQHHQYQSQNSQFQYSANHPPQQHLNSQSQFFNSNPSSATLTQQPFFYSEHAGSEFNSLTEFLSMIDDNDMMDSININNDPMLQKLEATNYFRAISSNNLANLGTPNPEASKLNLQQYQPLHAQPSHQQHLTNNHSMDSSSQPAEFINSLPQIPLQHQNPPVLPSTKNPMSINQSSAYLASTIRPPSIIDTFPSQSNSIQQQSTTPRISDAARDKFFLTAADPTTEISPEERLKQVINAKLEAGLLKPYNYAQGYQRLQNYMDKYMAASSRARILKPLSTFRPGFRAIAKTLKDIDLILVEESFERMLLDYDRVFTSMAIPACLWRRTGEIYRGNKEFASLVDVSIEDLKNGKLTIYELMTEESSVNFWEKYGSIAFDKTQKAVLTSCNLRTKDGRKKKNCCFSFTIRRDRYNIPSCIVGNFIPIR; encoded by the coding sequence ATGGGCGACCTAGAAGGAAACAATAATTTACAGGAACACCAGCATCAACATGTACAGCAAGTAGTGGAAGAACCAAACCAGAGGCCCGAGGACCAAACCGAACAACCCTTACCCCGCAACGATAAAGTACACATCTCAGTGTCCAATTCTTCAGAAAGGGCACAACCGACGAGCACCAACCTTTCAGCAGACCATCAGGGAAATGCAGGATCTCCAACTGCTACATCGAAATCTGATGCTGCACCGTTGAATCAGCCCCAACAAAAGAAGCGAAGAAAGGTTGTCTCTGCATGTGTTTACTGTCGTCGCTCTCACATGAACTGTGACGAGTCAAGACCTTGTAAACGATGTGTGAAGAGAAACATTGGCCATTTATGTCACGACTCACACTCAAAACCACCGAGTCTTATTGTTGGTCAGTCAAATTCGCCTTCCTTAATAGGAGACTCTTCTCAATTACAAAGTTCAGGCCtgaatcatcaacaacaacagcaacaacaacagcaacagcaacaacaacaacaacagcaacaacaacagcaacagcaacttCAGCACCAAAAGCAAACTCTGCCATACACTAACAACTATCAGCACCACCAATATCAATCTCAGAACTCTCAATTCCAGTATTCAGCAAATCACCCCCCTCAGCAACATCTGAACTCACAGTCACAATTCTTTAACTCCAACCCTTCTTCCGCAACATTAACTCAACAACCTTTCTTTTACTCGGAACATGCCGGGTCGGAATTCAACTCCTTGACCGAATTCTTATCAATGATTGATGACAATGACATGATGGACTCTATTAATATAAATAACGATCCAATGCTACAGAAGCTTGAAGCCACTAACTACTTCCGTGccatatcttcaaataactTGGCCAATTTGGGTACCCCCAACCCAGAAGCATCTAAATTGAATCTACAGCAGTACCAGCCGCTACACGCCCAGCCATCgcatcaacaacatctaACTAATAATCACAGCATGGACTCTTCCTCACAACCAGCGGAATTCATTAACAGTCTACCACAAATACCTCTTCAGCACCAAAACCCACCGGTTTTACCATCAACAAAGAATCCAATGTCAATTAATCAAAGCAGCGCATATTTGGCTAGTACCATCAGACCTCCCTCGATAATCGATACATTTCCCTCGcaatcaaattcaatacAGCAACAATCAACAACCCCCCGTATTTCAGATGCAGCAAGGGATAAATTTTTCCTAACGGCTGCGGACCCAACCACCGAAATCTCACCGGAGGAAAGATTGAAGCAAGTCATTAATGCGAAGCTTGAAGCAGGCTTGCTGAAACCGTATAATTACGCCCAAGGTTATCAGAGACTACAAAACTATATGGACAAATATATGGCGGCTTCAAGCCGTGCCCGGATCCTAAAGCCCTTGTCTACTTTCCGACCTGGATTTAGGGCAATTGCTAAAACTTTGAAGGACATCGATTTGATTTTAGTCGAAGAATCGTTTGAAAGAATGCTACTTGATTATGATCGTGTATTTACATCAATGGCTATCCCAGCGTGCCTTTGGAGAAGAACTGGCGAAATTTATCGTGGAAATAAAGAGTTCGCATCTTTGGTTGACGTTTCTATCGAAGACttaaaaaatggaaaactaACCATATATGAACTAATGACCGAAGAGAGCAGTGTGAACTTCTGGGAGAAATATGGCTCAATTGCCTTTGACAAAACTCAAAAGGCGGTTTTGACCAGTTGCAACCTACGGACTAAAGACggaagaaagaaaaagaattgTTGTTTCAGCTTCACAATACGAAGAGACAGGTACAATATTCCAAGTTGTATAGTTGGAAATTTCATACCTATTCGTTAA